DNA sequence from the Juglans microcarpa x Juglans regia isolate MS1-56 chromosome 5S, Jm3101_v1.0, whole genome shotgun sequence genome:
gcgcctttttttttttaatttgcatgtCATGTACAATTATTTAAGACATGCAAAATCCGAAATCCTTCTTGATATAAAATACTGCATGTGTACTCACgacaaaaaaaatagatatttataatatttttttatgataaaaatagatttattttagttaaaaataattatctcgttagaaataattaatcacaaataaatatttttcttgtagtgactatACTCATACATCCGTCCATGTACGTCGTAGGTATAGATAATATACGCGCCCATCAGTACTGTAGTAAGTAGATCACGCTGTTTGTGTTCATACAGTACTTTTGGATATTACCCtccaacgtttttttttttgtattaacattatatacagctttaaaatatataaattttacgcacttatttaaaaagaaaaatcccttatttaaaaaaatttacgtaaatttaaaatttatctatctTTCAAAAAATACGCAAAATTTACTCAATataaactacaaatatcatttgttttttcccttctcttttttataagatgCTGTCTAGCATTCAAGGGATCGGAAATTGAAGGACTTCGATCGCCACCAATATATCATTGCATGTAGTCGTGCCCACCACAATCatcgtttatatatatatatatatatatgaagacaAGAATTGCACAAATCCCCAGTACACCCATCATGTACATGAATTCTCCAGAGACCCCTCAGCAGTTGAAGAGAAACACATAAAACCAAGTAAGAAAGTTGTACGAAAAAAGCATacaatttaaaactaaaaactgAATCCAACCAATCACTGTACTTTCCCATCCAGCTTACAAATTTAACATCAAAGAATGGGAAAGTAGAAAAGGTACAACAAACACCATATCTGACATGATTCTGGCAAGCGGCCGGCCTGAGTACTCTTGCTTCTATCCAGCATTTGTGTCGACTTGGATTCATATGCTTCTAGCCATCATATCTTGGAATCTCCTGTATGATTCCTCCTTCTCCAGCCTGAACTTCTCGTGGCAGTTTGCTATGAACATCTCGGCAAGCTTATCAACATCATTGACATCCTCCTGATCACTGGTAGAATTGTCATCACGAACATTTTCTTCAAGCCACCGGAGGTAGCCGGAAAGCTGTGACTCCCCGGCGTCCTCGCCTTTCTGATCACCCGTGTAAAGAACAGAATTCCACGTCGAATCATAGTAGAAATGGGTATTGGAAAGCCCGTTTAGAACAGGCGCAGGTACAGGAACCACATGGGAAGAACACCAGTTATAGTGTAGCCTAAATGACCCAAAGAATAGCTTTTTGTTCTTGTCCTTGTCTTGGGGGAATATGATTTGAATGTGCTGAATTTCCTTAACAATCTCAACGAGGGTGGTTTTGGCTTTGGAGAGAGCTCGAATGATGCGGCACATGTGCGAATATATGAGGGTGTGGATTAGGCTTTTGATCTTCGTGAAGCTTAAGTTGGAAGATGGCGATTTCATTGAGAAAATCTGAAGAGAGCCAACCATCTTTGTTTGGGAGAGTGTGTAAGTTGTAACTGTGGGTATAGGGGATTGATATCATGGGTCTTGCGCTGAAATAGATTTATAATGTTCCTCGATTACCAATTTACCCTTGGACTCTTGGGTTTTTATAGGAACAGCCAACCACCTTAGTGAATTATTGGgtgtgtttttactttttttttttttttttaatcagttttgggatttgaaattGACGAGGACTCAAAATGTAAAAAAGCGCTGTCCAAAACTTCAATGGTCCTAAAAGAGACCCGCTTGCACTATTTGAATTCTGTGGCAAACATGTTAT
Encoded proteins:
- the LOC121268337 gene encoding uncharacterized protein LOC121268337, which produces MVGSLQIFSMKSPSSNLSFTKIKSLIHTLIYSHMCRIIRALSKAKTTLVEIVKEIQHIQIIFPQDKDKNKKLFFGSFRLHYNWCSSHVVPVPAPVLNGLSNTHFYYDSTWNSVLYTGDQKGEDAGESQLSGYLRWLEENVRDDNSTSDQEDVNDVDKLAEMFIANCHEKFRLEKEESYRRFQDMMARSI